Genomic segment of Candidatus Latescibacter sp.:
ACCTCCGGCAACATCGGCCGCCTCTACTGGGACAAGGTGAAGAGCCTGAAACGGAATGTGCTCTACCTGAAACCCCGCACCCTGCTCATGCTCGACACAGTAATTCCGTGTGAAAAGGATGTGGATGTGACCCTCCTCTACCAGACCGAGCGCCTGGGGGACATCACCGCCGGAGCGAAAGCTTCCCGCATCACCAAAGACGGGGTGACCATGCATGTCAGGCACCTCTCCCCGGCCTTTATTGACGCCAAAGCGGTTGAAACTCCCCACTACCTCTCCACACTCCGTGACCGTAATCCCCTGGTCAAAGAGGGGATGCTCACTGTGCAGGCGCGCACGGACGGCGTTCCGCAGGTGATGGCCAACCTCATCACCACCACCAAGGGCGGCGACCCGAATGTTTCCACCGAGGAAGGCAACGGCTTTGTTTCCGGAACCGCGGACGGCGTCCCGTTCATCTACAGCACCCGGCCCGGAGCGGTCTATACCGCCCGCGAGTTCATTACCGACGCCCCTGCTCTCACCTGGGACTCCGCGCGCACCTTCGCGGCCATTACCCAGACCCTTTCGAAGAACGGCGTTCTGGTCATGGAAGCGGACAACCCGGTGACCTTCGAATCCTCCGCCGAGGGATTCAAGTACAATACCTGCCGCGACTGCACCCTGACCCTGGGCGCCCCCGCCAAACCGGCGACTGTCACCCTGAACGGCAAGGCGATATCATTCACCTGGAACGCCGAAAAATCGGCGGTTGTGCTGGGGATAACAAAGGGGGACGGGATGGTGGTGGCGAAGTAAAAATGCGGTGAACCACGAAAGACACGAAATTAAGAACTAAAGAACAAGAAAAAAGAAGAAAAGAATGAAGGAACAGGGAAGGGGAGCGAAGGCTCCCCTTTTTTATCAAAAAAATTAAAATCTTAGGCGATGTTACCAACTTATTTTATGCCATATTCTTCTATTAATTTGAGTAGACCATTTCGTCCGATATTGGTTTGATCTGGCCCAAGAATCAAATGAAGTGTTATATTTGGAATAGGTTCATTCCGTTTATTGAATTGTACTGTAGTCACCCTTAGTTTATTTATAGTTTTGTCATATTTTACGTAGGATTCACCATGTTTTGATAAGCTTTTTTTCTTCCAACCATCTTTTTTCAAAATGCGCACTAATTGTTTTCCAGTAATTGCAGGCAGACCTCCGCTCATAATCGGCCTCAGCTGAACTGCGGTATAGTAAAGCTGTCTTTTGTTATAAGAGTACCTAATGGAAGGGTATCGTGTATCTCAACTTTTTTCCGTCTTGGGGAAAGGGTTACAGGAACATTATGTTCTTTTAGAAATCGATCACATTCTCCCACATCTTCAAGTGTATTTAAATGCAAGGCGATCAAGTCACGAAGAATTTCTTCTGTCTCTTCTATTGTATCGCCGAAAGAAGCGGTTCCAAGCTCTTTACAATGACCAGTCCACACATCCCCTTCCTTTTCAAAGATCATGGTCAGAACGATATATCTCATGTAAGACATATTTATCTCCTTTTTTTAGATATGATTTTTCCTTAATTTCATCACCAAAACGGAGTTTTGAGCTTATAATACCTATGGCGCCATCTTTGGCATTACGTATAGCTTCCTCTTCTGAATCACCACAAGCAAGAACTCCAGGAAGCCTAGGGCAATAAGCATAATATCCCTCGCCATCCGGCTCAACTTTAATGGTAATTTCATATATACATTCTTCCATAATATTTCCTCCCACATGATATACTTTCAGTATACATCCATTTTGTAATGATAAATATACTAGTTTAAAGATCAACCTCAAGGGAAAAATAAAGGATATTGTCTGAACCACTGATTCGTGTGATTGAAATGATAAAAAATGATAAATGCGGAAACCGGCGACGGTTACCCTGAACGGCAAATCGGTATCCTTCACCTGGGACGCAGAAAAATCTGCGGTGGTGCTGGGGATAACCAAGGGCGACGGGATGGTGGTAGTGAAGTAAAAGGGAAAGATAAAAGGAAAAGAATGAAGGAAAGGGGGAGGGGAGCTTCCCTTCAGGATACCGTTGTTAAACGGACTACTTCAGAAGGAATATGAAGAATAAGTAGAGTAACACATATATGATAATACCAATCAGAGTGGCCACTAAGAATGTGATCGGGCTGCGTCGAAACATGCGCCTGTAGACGTGAAGGATGCCCACAATAGGATCTTGATTTCGGTCCCGCTTGGACAAAGTACGTTCAAGCTCGTCCACAATTCTCACTGCATTCTCCACCTTGTCGGAAGCAAGGGCAGTCCTCAGTTCATTCAGAACTACCTCGTGTTCCCGTGTGACCTCCGCCACCGGTTTCCGTTTACTGGATTCGCGCATTTCCAAAAACATATTCTGCACGCAATCGTAATACTTCTGTTTTTGTTCAGGGCTCAGATGTCGGCTCCTCTCAAACCTCAGAATGACATCTCCCAACCACTCCTCAATCCGGTATTCCCCTGCGAGGTCAATGTCAACGTCACGTTCCACAGCGCGAAATATGGACCTAAGCCGCGAGTCGTCGATTTGTGCTTGGTTCACAATCATCTCTTCAAGAAGGTCCAACAGCGTTTCCTTTGCCTTCCTGATTCGCTCTCTCCGGATTCGCTTTCCTGAGAACCAGAGACCGATAGGCCCCAACACGAAGAAGATCAGTCCGATGATGAAGGCGATGACTATGCTAGTGCTATTCTGTT
This window contains:
- a CDS encoding type II toxin-antitoxin system HicB family antitoxin; protein product: MRYIVLTMIFEKEGDVWTGHCKELGTASFGDTIEETEEILRDLIALHLNTLEDVGECDRFLKEHNVPVTLSPRRKKVEIHDTLPLGTLITKDSFTIPQFS
- a CDS encoding type II toxin-antitoxin system HicB family antitoxin encodes the protein MEECIYEITIKVEPDGEGYYAYCPRLPGVLACGDSEEEAIRNAKDGAIGIISSKLRFGDEIKEKSYLKKGDKYVLHEIYRSDHDL